The Gemmatimonadota bacterium DNA segment ACGATCAACTGCTCGAGCGTGCCCCGCTCCCGTTCCCGGACAATGGCCACGGCGGTGATCATCATCATGGTCAGGCTGAGCAGCACACCAATGATGCCGGGCACGATGTAGACGGCGGTGCGGAGCCCCGGGTTGAAGAGCGGCCGGACGCGCACGTCGAGGGCGGGCATGGCGCCCGCCAGCCTTGCAGTGCGGCTGGGCGGCGCGGCGGCGCCCGGCGGAGTCGAGGCGCCGACGGCCGAGGCGAGCGCCTTGAGCGAGCGCTCCTGGCCGACCGCGACGGCGGCGGCGATTGCGGACTGTGAGGCGAGCGGGTCGGCCGCGTCGATCAGCACCTGCACGGGCGCCGGCTCGCGGCGCTTGAGCCGGCGGCTGAAGTCGGGGGGGATGACGAGCCCGGCGCGGACCACGCCGGCGCCGATCCACTGCTCGAGCTGCACGCGGCTGGCGGCGTGGCG contains these protein-coding regions:
- a CDS encoding ABC transporter permease, whose amino-acid sequence is MIQPARLHAIVWKEFAQLRRDPMTIGVLFGIPVLQLLLFGYAIQTEVRNLPTGVFDQANTSDSRALVQAFQATDNFDVVRHAASRVQLEQWIGAGVVRAGLVIPPDFSRRLKRREPAPVQVLIDAADPLASQSAIAAAVAVGQERSLKALASAVGASTPPGAAAPPSRTARLAGAMPALDVRVRPLFNPGLRTAVYIVPGIIGVLLSLTMMMITAVAIVRERERGTLEQLIV